TAAATCATACTTGGCTAAGGCTGTTGCAACTGAAGCCGATTCTACGTTTTTCAGGtgatttttgtatattatattattttattattttatatattatgtttGGACTTCTTAAGTAGCATTGACTTTTTTGTCTGGACTTTCTGATCCTAATTCGCGGTTGTCTAAGTTActgattacaaaataaaatgccatcgaaataaaattgattatgttTTTCATTGTTTCACTTTCCCTCTGTCCATTTTCTCTTTTGGTTTGAGAAAGTTTACTCTCTCCACCTTCATACTGCCCTTCCAAATTTCTCTCCCCAATCAGCCTTGCCTACATGAATATTTACGCTCTTCAACTCCATATTGTCCTTCCAGTTTTCTCTTCATAGTCGCCTGTCCATAAGAAATCATTCTATTATCCTCCAGTTTTAATCTCTCTCAATTGCCCTTGTCCTGGCAAATGATTTGGTGTATAATGCATTAAACTGCTTGAAGTTTTTGGAGATGGCAATTGAGTGGATATTAAGACAAGTGACCctaattacaaaaaataaatgtTTAGTTTTATGCCAGTTAGGTTGATTGTAGAAATATGACTACTTTGTACATTGATAGTGAGATATTGTATGAATTAGAAGGATTCACTCATGGTTTCATCAAATTGGAAAAGTAGTATGACAAAGTAGCCAAAGTGGTATTATGAAAGATTCTACGGAGGAAAGGAATTTGCACTGCTATATTGCAAAATAACGGGACATAAAGGGATATGTAAATAATAGGATTCAAATGGGATGGATAAAATAAAGGAACACTTTTGTGATTGAAAGTTACCATTCAAGCTGAAACTGAAGTTCACAACACCAATTAAGATTTGTGATGTTGTATGAAATTGAAATGAACGCTCTTGTGAAGACCCAACAACAATACATTAAGCTCAATATATTATAAAGATGGGAATTTGAGAATATTAAGGTAGCTTAGTGGACACATTGGATAAGGTAGGATTAGGAATGATAGCATTAGAAATAAAGTTGTATTAACCCCTATTATGAAACGGATAGCAGATTCTCATCCAAGGTAGTTTTGGTGTGAATGGAAAACACTTTAAAAAAATGCCCAGTAAGAAAGGAAAACTACACATTACACCATTAAGAATGATGTCAAAATAAAAAATGGTTTGTCATTCAACATGATTTATGATGGGACATTTGTGGTATCATTTGTTCCACGAGACTAATCCTCCCCTGGTTGGAAATGTTTCagttgcctttgtttttgcatgattttaatttatttcatgCACATCTAAAAATGGAATGTTCCCACTTTTTACTGGACAATGACAGTGTCTGAAGAAAGGTCTTTTGTATAGTTAGACTGTAGGTTTATAGGTGGACATATTTTTTCAAGCATATTGaactttttaaattctttttaccAGTGTTTCTTCATCAGACCTCGTTTCAAAGTGGATGGGTGAAAGTGAAAAGCTGGTTTCAAATCTTTTTGAAATGGCTCGCGAAAGTGCACCTTCCATCATATTTGTTGATGAAATAGATTCTCTATGTGGTACTCGTGGAGAAGGCAATGAGAGTGAAGCTTCAAGACGAATTAAAACTGAACTTCTGGTGCAGATGCAGGTAATAAATTTATGTTGGGGATATCTTTATAAGAACTGTAAATGTTTTTTATTGACATTTGATTTGCATTATTTTGAAAACGTGAAAAGCTCAAGTCCCTATATGTGTCGTATTTTAAAAATTTCACACCCTACTGAAAATTTTAATTGTTCTCTTAATTTCGAAGGTAATTAAATTAACCCATTTAGGCAAATGGCTGTCTTATGCTTTCATTTTCAAAAGTAGGTTTTATTCGCTTTGCCTTTTCATCTGGCAAAATGGTTTTCAAGTTTGAAGGACCTGGAGGTATTCGTTGCCATATAAATTTTTTGAAGACAATTTCTGAAGCAAATTTTGTTGTCTCTGCTTATTGTGGTCCACAGTTGAGCTTATTCATCTGCATCTTATCAATAGTTTGTGTCGCTTTGTTACATTTGAGTGTGCAATGCAATCAACACTTGAAATGTCTTCATCTCTATAATATCCTTTAACCGCCATCTAGTGACATCTGATACAACGACTTAGTTTCCTTTCATTGTTAGAATAGCTGCAAAATGTGTGGAATTCTATTGTGGAATCTATTAGCTTTTtaattgagtgagcaatcttgcTATTAGCTTCTTGATTTCATTATTTTTCCTAATTTGTAGGTGGTATTTCGATAAACAGTTTAGTTAAACACTGATTCAATAATAAACGCTTGCCATATGAGAGCTTATGTCACAAATTCATAAGTTCAATAAGCTATTTGCATTTCATATGTTTTCCCTGTAAATAATTTCTAAGGTGGATAGATTAGAATCAAATGGATATATTAGAGTCAAATAGAGGATGACATGTAAGCAGTATTATCAAATATCCGCCATGGCAGATATACATATCTCGTATTTTATGAACATATCTcgtattttcaaattttatcaataattttatGGTATATTATATTTGATAGGTAGAGCCAACTTAGTTGAGACTTCTTGCTCTACTGTGATGCCTTTGAATACCTTtctttattcaaaaaataattattatgagCATATTTTCAACTATTTTTTAGCAGATTTTCCAAACAGTTACACAAGTGTTTATGTCATGAGAGATAAGCCCAACTAAGCTCTCTCAAACTTGCCCTTGAGCTTCTGTTCTTGGCACAAATACTTGCCAGGAATACTGAACAAAAGAATGGAATTATTTCTTTCTCAACTCCCTTTAGTTTCTTTTCCATACAATTTGGTTAAAACTGTTAAAACACCCTGCCTTTGTGAAACCAAGCTCCATATAGTATTGTTGTTGTCTGGATTCTGAAACTTCAGGTTATTACTAGCCAGTACTGAAACAACAAAAATGCACCccaaagcataaacaacaattaaaaagTACTAGTGTTACCTTTACGGCACATAAAAGGCACTGTTTCACAGGAATTCTACAGTTTAGGCGGGAATaagtactattttatttttaaaaataaaagataaactgTTGAAACAAATGCTAAGCAGATTACTAAATTGTGACGGGATGTCATAAAGCATGTGACAACAGTTTCAAATTAAATGCAAAGCGTTGTCTTGTATAAAAAAAGCAAATGCAAAGCGAATTACAATGTTGCAACTCTTTTAATTGGGAAAACTTACTTTATGACTGACCACCTTttatatattaagattaagataaaATTTATTTCCAGTGTAATGAAGTAGTTTATTTGCTTTTCCTTGTAGGGGGTCGGACATAATGATCAAAAAGTTCTCGTTCTTGCAGCAACAAATACACCATATGCTCTAGACCAGGTAAGAAGAAAatagttgtttattttttctCATATTGAGTCAATGAAATACTGTTTTGATTGATCAACTTGCAATGGCAGGCAATAAGGCGGCGTTTTGATAAGCGTATATACATTCCACTACCAGATTTAAAGGCTCGCCAACACATGTTCAAGGCAAGGGAAATATTTGAGATTATGTTTATTCACTTTATTGGAGAATGGATCTTATTGGAACCAAACAAAATGGTCTTACCATTTTTTTTCATGGCTTGATAAGAACAGGTGCATCTAGGAGACACTCCTCATAATTTGactgaaagtgattttgaacactTGGCTCGCAAGTCAGAGGGGTTTTCAGGTTCAGATGTATCTGTTTGTGTAAGTTTAACTTCTATATGATACGTTTAGTTGCagttatcattttatttttacgaGTTTCAAGTTAAAGGTATTTGGACCTCTTCTGCAGGTGAAGGATGTTTTATTTGAACCTGTCCGTAAAACCCAAGATGCCATGTTTTTCTTTAAGAGTCCGGAAGGTATGTGGATACCATGTGGACAGAAGCAACAAAATGCTGTACAAATTACAATGCAGGATCTTGCCACACAGGGACTTGCTTCAAAGGTATTCAGATGATGCAGATTTTGTTGACAGTTCTGAGTTCTTAGTAAATAATAATTGCGAACTAATCGTTATAATTTTCTACGTAGATTCTTCCTCCACCTATATCAAGAACCGATTTTGACAAAGTACTTGCTAGACAAAGGCCCACAGTAAGCAAATCTGATCTCGATGTTCATGAGAGATTCACCAAGGAGTTCGGAGAGGAAGGTTAAATGCTAATGGATTTTATTTCAAAGATCCACACTTGTTTAAACATATTGTTATAATTTGTACAAGTTGTAAGTTACCGAGCTATTGGATCAAGTGAAATgtatcttttttatttatcatggtGGATGTGAATTCCCCTCTTGTACTGAAGTGGATGCTTATTTTACTTCTAAATTGTGTATAAAAACAGAATCTGAAATAATCAGAAAAATAATT
This genomic window from Vicia villosa cultivar HV-30 ecotype Madison, WI unplaced genomic scaffold, Vvil1.0 ctg.000992F_1_1, whole genome shotgun sequence contains:
- the LOC131632735 gene encoding protein SUPPRESSOR OF K(+) TRANSPORT GROWTH DEFECT 1; protein product: MYSNFKEQAIEFVKQAVQEDNAGNYAKAFPLYMNALEYFKTHLKYEKNPKIKEAITQKFTEYLRRAEEIRAVLDDGGPGPASNGDAAVATKPKTKPKNGEGDGEDPEQSKLRAGLNSAIVREKPNVKWNDVAGLESAKQSLQEAVILPVKFPQFFTGKRRPWRAFLLYGPPGTGKSYLAKAVATEADSTFFSVSSSDLVSKWMGESEKLVSNLFEMARESAPSIIFVDEIDSLCGTRGEGNESEASRRIKTELLVQMQGVGHNDQKVLVLAATNTPYALDQAIRRRFDKRIYIPLPDLKARQHMFKVHLGDTPHNLTESDFEHLARKSEGFSGSDVSVCVKDVLFEPVRKTQDAMFFFKSPEGMWIPCGQKQQNAVQITMQDLATQGLASKILPPPISRTDFDKVLARQRPTVSKSDLDVHERFTKEFGEEG